A stretch of DNA from Nitrososphaerota archaeon:
CTGCAATGACAGAGACCTTTTTTGTTGGGCCCAAGTCCAGCAGAAATTTTCCAAAATTTCCAATGTTTTTTTCTCCAACCACAATCAGGCGTGGAAGCTCCATTGTATGAGATGGAGAATTACGCATTACGTCATTGATTGAGCCTACCACTTATCAAGTTGACCCCCCAAAGTTATTTAAAAGGGTCCAAGCCTTTTCATGTTATCTAGGAGTATTTTCTGTGTCAGCTAATAGCGTAGAAGACAAAATTCTACATGGAACAACCACGGTAGGTATCAAGGCAAGCGACGGCGTAGTCTTGTGTGCAGACATGCGTGCAAGCGCAGGCTATTTCATTGCAAACAACAACACAATGAAAGTGCAACAGCTAGCAAGACATGCCGGAATGACAATGGCGGGTGGAGTTGCAGATGCACAAAACATCACAGATGTTCTAAGATACCACTCAAATATTCACTTGGTACAAAAAAATGAAAACATCCCAATCAGATCACTTGCAAGACTCTGTTCATTGATGTTCCACCAAAACAGGGGCTATCCGTTCATTGCAGATATTCTCATCGGCGGATACGACAAACAAGGACCGCAGCTAGTAAACATTGACGTGTTTGGCTCTGTTGAAGAGAAAAAATATGTCACAACAGGAAGCGGCTCACCAGTGGCATATGGAACACTAGAAGACGAATACCGAGACAACCTCACAGTAAATGAGGCAAAGGTAATCGCATTGCGTGCTGTTAAGGCAGCAATTGTTAGAAACATTGGAACCGGCGACGGAATCAATGTTGCAATTATCGATAAGGATGGCTATCGCCTTTTGACCAAAGAGCAAAAGAAAGCCATCATTACTTTGTAGTGATTTAATGCAAAAAAGACAACAGGAAAAGGATTCATCTACAGCCCAAAGTGTAATGGCAACAATACTGCAAAGTATTCCAAAAGATGCCCAGGTAAGCAAAATCGATTATGAGGGCCCAAGAATAGCACTGTACACTAAATCACCATCTTTTCTGATGGAAAACAACCAAATTGTATCTGATCTGGTAAATGTAATCAAAAAA
This window harbors:
- a CDS encoding proteasome subunit beta, with protein sequence MSANSVEDKILHGTTTVGIKASDGVVLCADMRASAGYFIANNNTMKVQQLARHAGMTMAGGVADAQNITDVLRYHSNIHLVQKNENIPIRSLARLCSLMFHQNRGYPFIADILIGGYDKQGPQLVNIDVFGSVEEKKYVTTGSGSPVAYGTLEDEYRDNLTVNEAKVIALRAVKAAIVRNIGTGDGINVAIIDKDGYRLLTKEQKKAIITL